The following are encoded together in the Pedobacter steynii genome:
- a CDS encoding zinc-dependent alcohol dehydrogenase, giving the protein MKAAVFHKPGDISYTTVADPKIELATDIILKVTSTAICGSDLHILSGAVPQTTDMVMGHEFMGIVEEVGAEVKNLKKGDRVIVPFPIACGQCFFCNHAASPSCENSNYKHYGPNGDMMDQKGAALFGYTDLYGGYSGGQAEYVRVPYADVSPRIIPDHLTDEQALFLTDIFPTGWSGIDWAQLKGGEVVAIFGSGPVGLMAQKAAWLNGASRVIAIDPLNYRLEKAKAVNKVDILNPHKVDVVEAIREMTNGRGADVCIDAVGFEPERSFMDKVKATINFEKGSMKVLEMCFEAVRRSGTVSILGVYGSPYDNFPLFRIFDKGITIKQGQAPVLNYIDHLISLVTEEKVVLDDIITHSMPLSEVAQGYKLFDEKADECVKVVLKPW; this is encoded by the coding sequence ATGAAAGCAGCAGTATTTCACAAACCCGGGGATATCAGTTATACCACGGTCGCCGATCCGAAGATTGAATTGGCTACAGATATCATTTTGAAAGTAACCAGTACAGCGATATGTGGTTCAGACCTGCACATTTTAAGCGGGGCGGTGCCACAAACTACCGATATGGTGATGGGACATGAGTTTATGGGGATCGTAGAGGAAGTTGGTGCAGAAGTGAAAAACCTGAAAAAAGGTGATCGGGTGATCGTTCCTTTTCCGATTGCCTGCGGCCAGTGTTTTTTCTGCAACCATGCCGCTTCACCAAGTTGCGAAAATTCCAATTACAAACATTATGGCCCAAATGGGGATATGATGGATCAGAAAGGTGCCGCATTGTTTGGTTATACAGATCTGTACGGAGGTTATTCCGGGGGACAAGCGGAATATGTCCGCGTACCTTATGCAGATGTCAGCCCCAGGATCATTCCTGATCACCTAACAGATGAGCAGGCTTTGTTTTTGACGGATATTTTTCCTACGGGTTGGTCCGGGATAGACTGGGCGCAGTTAAAAGGCGGTGAGGTAGTAGCGATTTTCGGTTCCGGCCCGGTCGGATTAATGGCGCAAAAAGCCGCCTGGTTAAATGGGGCGAGCCGTGTGATTGCCATTGATCCACTGAATTATCGCCTGGAAAAGGCAAAGGCGGTTAATAAAGTAGATATACTAAACCCACATAAGGTTGATGTGGTAGAAGCGATTCGTGAAATGACGAACGGACGGGGAGCTGACGTTTGTATTGATGCGGTAGGATTCGAACCTGAACGCAGTTTTATGGATAAGGTAAAAGCTACCATTAATTTTGAAAAGGGAAGTATGAAAGTGTTGGAAATGTGTTTTGAAGCGGTTCGCCGGAGTGGGACGGTATCGATTTTGGGTGTTTATGGTAGCCCATATGATAACTTTCCATTGTTTAGAATCTTTGATAAAGGCATTACTATTAAACAGGGGCAGGCGCCGGTGTTGAACTATATCGATCATTTGATTTCGCTGGTAACTGAGGAGAAAGTAGTGCTGGATGATATCATTACCCATAGTATGCCCTTAAGTGAAGTGGCTCAGGGGTATAAACTCTTTGATGAAAAAGCGGATGAGTGTGTGAAAGTTGTGTTGAAACCTTGGTAG
- a CDS encoding ferritin-like domain-containing protein codes for MATTTKKNSTTGTKSKAGKMENSEFHKFFVDELKDIYWAEKHLSKALPKMKKAATSPELAAAFEKHTEETKTHINTLEQVFELLGEKAQAKKCDAMEGLVKEAEGIIEDTDSGTLIRDAGLILAAQKVEHYEIATYGTLVVFAQNMGHTDAAELLQLTLENEKATDVALTDIAVTAINEQATAE; via the coding sequence ATGGCAACTACAACAAAAAAGAACAGCACAACTGGCACTAAATCTAAGGCCGGTAAAATGGAAAATTCAGAATTTCATAAATTCTTTGTAGATGAGCTAAAAGACATCTATTGGGCTGAAAAACACTTATCAAAGGCCTTACCAAAAATGAAAAAAGCAGCTACCAGTCCTGAGCTGGCAGCAGCATTTGAAAAACACACCGAGGAAACTAAAACCCACATCAATACCTTAGAACAGGTTTTTGAGTTATTGGGCGAGAAAGCCCAGGCAAAAAAATGCGACGCGATGGAAGGTTTGGTAAAAGAGGCCGAGGGCATCATTGAAGATACCGATTCCGGCACACTAATCCGCGACGCGGGATTGATTCTGGCCGCCCAAAAGGTAGAACATTACGAAATCGCTACCTACGGAACCCTTGTCGTTTTTGCCCAAAACATGGGGCATACGGATGCCGCAGAACTCCTACAATTGACTTTAGAAAATGAAAAAGCGACCGATGTAGCGTTAACCGATATTGCTGTCACCGCCATCAACGAGCAGGCAACTGCCGAATAA
- a CDS encoding DUF4142 domain-containing protein, with product MKNYLKNLLPVCLLIGLQSCGNAERNGRDETANEITDSLSDTTQRAKAINADVDLNGDAKVFTLSAAVGGMMEVEAAGIALKKSKNKMVKDFATRMLKDHGFANTELKGIAETKGLQLARTLPTEMAAHLEKLNSLEDRAFDVQYMRMMINDHEKTVQLFTEGGRLADQELRAFAVKTLPLIQQHYQSAVEIGKSINISNANNGDDLLGISPAKVEKK from the coding sequence ATGAAAAACTACTTGAAAAACTTGTTACCTGTTTGTTTATTGATCGGGTTACAATCATGCGGCAACGCAGAGCGGAATGGCCGGGATGAGACAGCAAATGAAATCACTGATTCTTTGAGCGACACTACCCAACGAGCGAAGGCGATTAACGCAGATGTTGATTTGAATGGAGATGCGAAAGTATTTACATTAAGTGCTGCTGTTGGGGGCATGATGGAGGTAGAGGCAGCTGGAATAGCATTGAAAAAAAGTAAGAATAAAATGGTTAAGGATTTCGCGACCCGTATGTTAAAGGATCATGGTTTTGCCAATACGGAGTTAAAAGGAATCGCAGAAACCAAAGGACTTCAGCTGGCGCGGACGCTTCCCACAGAAATGGCTGCACACCTGGAAAAGTTGAACAGTTTGGAGGATAGGGCGTTCGATGTGCAATATATGCGTATGATGATTAATGATCATGAAAAAACAGTGCAATTGTTTACTGAGGGTGGTCGGCTAGCTGATCAGGAGCTGAGGGCTTTTGCTGTTAAAACACTTCCGCTTATTCAACAGCATTATCAATCTGCAGTGGAGATCGGTAAAAGCATTAACATCAGTAACGCTAATAATGGGGATGATTTATTAGGTATAAGTCCGGCTAAAGTTGAAAAAAAATAA
- a CDS encoding RNA polymerase sigma factor has translation MKTAPLDFNHQLFTFKDSLQKFAFHYTKDQEEAADLVQETLLKAIRYAKGFEEGTNLKSWLFTILKNTFLNNYKKRVRLRCYMEETFNIAMNDVHSNITYNRGESNCNLADIHKALDNLSHEYYYPFIKYFEGFKYHEIAEELNIPIGTVKTRIHMARIALKKNLKMFSGQFRVKNAS, from the coding sequence ATGAAAACAGCGCCACTAGATTTCAACCATCAATTATTTACATTTAAAGACAGCCTGCAGAAATTCGCTTTCCATTACACCAAGGATCAGGAAGAAGCTGCAGATCTGGTTCAGGAAACTTTACTAAAAGCGATACGATACGCTAAGGGTTTCGAGGAGGGAACTAATTTAAAAAGCTGGCTATTCACCATCCTGAAAAACACTTTCCTTAACAATTACAAAAAGAGGGTCAGGTTAAGATGTTATATGGAAGAAACTTTCAATATAGCGATGAATGACGTCCATAGTAATATCACCTATAATAGAGGTGAGAGTAACTGTAATTTAGCTGACATCCATAAGGCACTGGATAACCTTTCACATGAGTACTATTATCCATTTATTAAATATTTTGAAGGGTTTAAATATCATGAAATAGCGGAGGAGCTGAATATTCCTATTGGAACCGTTAAAACACGGATTCATATGGCAAGGATAGCGCTGAAAAAAAATCTGAAGATGTTTAGTGGGCAGTTTCGCGTAAAAAATGCCTCTTGA
- a CDS encoding manganese catalase family protein, with translation MFHHSKDLQFNARVSKPDPAFANILLEQFGGENGELAAAMQYFTQAFGAKNPHPDKYDMLMDIATEEFSHLEIVGATIQMLLKGVNGELKNAADSSEIMQVLEGKAAKENIIHAALTANPQFPIITGGGPTLRNSQGIPWCASYIHSNGDLTVDLRSNLASESRAKLVYEHLMKFTEDPYVKDTLSFLMTREVAHYKMFEAALESIQPNFPPGVLQADPRFTQQYFNFSPENSVRGPWNQGEMPNLGKEWEYIEDPLNHVQQTEGLTDLDDPKTDELEETDELDQEMSELRSTEVKSTEPEGIAAWSDYDTQR, from the coding sequence ATGTTTCATCACTCGAAAGACTTACAATTTAATGCCAGAGTCTCTAAACCAGATCCGGCATTTGCTAACATCCTGCTCGAACAGTTCGGCGGGGAAAATGGCGAACTTGCTGCAGCAATGCAGTACTTTACACAGGCATTTGGTGCCAAAAACCCACATCCCGATAAATACGATATGCTGATGGACATCGCCACTGAGGAATTCTCTCACCTGGAGATTGTTGGTGCAACCATCCAGATGCTTTTGAAGGGCGTAAACGGAGAACTTAAAAATGCTGCAGACTCCTCAGAGATCATGCAGGTTTTAGAGGGTAAAGCAGCGAAAGAGAACATCATTCATGCCGCATTAACCGCCAATCCACAATTCCCGATTATAACCGGTGGCGGACCGACCTTAAGAAACAGTCAGGGCATTCCCTGGTGCGCGTCGTACATTCATTCTAATGGGGATCTGACTGTCGATCTAAGGAGTAATCTGGCATCCGAGTCAAGAGCTAAACTGGTTTATGAACATCTGATGAAATTTACCGAAGACCCGTATGTTAAAGACACACTTTCTTTTTTAATGACCCGTGAAGTGGCGCATTATAAAATGTTTGAAGCAGCACTGGAATCCATACAGCCAAATTTCCCACCGGGAGTATTACAGGCAGATCCTCGTTTTACACAACAGTATTTCAACTTTTCTCCAGAGAACAGCGTCCGCGGACCATGGAACCAGGGGGAAATGCCAAATCTAGGTAAGGAATGGGAATACATTGAAGATCCGCTAAATCATGTGCAACAGACAGAAGGACTTACGGATTTAGATGATCCTAAAACTGATGAACTTGAGGAAACCGATGAGCTGGATCAGGAAATGAGCGAGCTGCGAAGTACCGAAGTTAAATCCACAGAGCCAGAAGGTATTGCTGCATGGAGTGATTACGATACTCAGAGATAA
- a CDS encoding glycosyltransferase family 1 protein, which yields MSHLRWDFVYQRPQHLLTRFAKQTSVFFYEEPVLDGNEESFLSVSQREENLHIVVPHLQRGLNEEQIAVALTALFDQFIADFDLEQTLFWYYTPMALTYTAKYRPKAIVYDCMDELSGFKFAHSQIRVYEQRLLEKADIVFTGGHSLYQAKKQYHENIHPFPSSIEKEHFAKARTCDEAPDQMSIKGPKIGFFGVIDERFDLELIRQLATDRPDWNIILIGPVVKIDPATLPQQPNIHYLGQKSYNDLPNYLAGWDVALLPFLLNESTRFISPTKTPEYLAANIPVVSTPIRDVINPYGNQNLVHICSCSKTFATAIEKELHSQNRTEWEMQVTDFLADISWDKTQLEMTSEICDCISEKEKISIAS from the coding sequence TTGTCCCACCTAAGATGGGATTTTGTTTATCAGCGCCCCCAACACCTATTAACCAGGTTCGCAAAACAGACCAGCGTATTTTTTTACGAAGAGCCTGTTTTGGATGGAAATGAAGAATCCTTCCTGTCAGTTTCGCAACGGGAGGAAAATCTACACATAGTTGTTCCCCACCTGCAAAGAGGGTTAAATGAGGAGCAAATCGCAGTGGCACTCACTGCGTTATTCGATCAATTCATAGCCGATTTCGATCTTGAACAGACACTCTTTTGGTATTATACACCGATGGCGCTTACTTACACCGCGAAGTATCGGCCAAAAGCGATTGTTTATGACTGCATGGACGAACTCTCCGGCTTCAAATTTGCCCATTCACAGATTCGCGTATATGAGCAACGACTCCTTGAAAAAGCAGATATAGTTTTTACCGGTGGCCATTCACTTTATCAAGCCAAAAAACAATACCATGAAAACATCCATCCGTTTCCCAGCAGCATTGAAAAGGAACACTTTGCCAAGGCCAGAACCTGTGACGAAGCACCTGATCAGATGAGCATCAAAGGACCGAAAATTGGCTTTTTCGGAGTGATTGATGAACGTTTCGACCTTGAGTTAATCCGGCAGCTGGCAACCGATAGGCCTGATTGGAACATCATCTTGATCGGGCCGGTAGTAAAGATCGATCCTGCAACCCTTCCACAGCAACCGAACATCCATTACCTTGGTCAGAAATCCTACAATGATTTGCCAAATTACCTTGCTGGCTGGGACGTTGCCCTGCTCCCCTTCCTGCTCAACGAATCCACCCGATTTATTTCACCTACAAAGACGCCGGAATACCTTGCAGCGAATATCCCTGTAGTTTCTACGCCAATCCGCGATGTGATCAATCCCTATGGAAATCAAAACCTGGTGCACATCTGCTCATGTAGTAAAACCTTTGCAACAGCCATTGAAAAGGAACTGCATAGCCAGAACCGGACCGAATGGGAAATGCAGGTGACAGATTTTCTAGCAGACATTTCATGGGACAAAACACAATTAGAGATGACCAGTGAAATCTGCGATTGTATCTCCGAAAAAGAGAAAATTTCAATAGCCAGCTAA
- the glf gene encoding UDP-galactopyranose mutase codes for MYDYLIVGAGFAGSVLAERLATIANKKVLLIDKRNHIAGNAYDHYDQAGILVHKYGPHIFHTNSREVFSYLSKFTEWRNYQHRVLASLDGQLVPMPINLTTINLLYGLNLSSSELTAFFESKAEKKKDINTSEDVVVSVVGRELYEKFFKGYTKKQWDMDPSELNASVTARVPTRTNKDDRYFTDSYQSMPLYGYTKMFEKMLDHPNIHIMLNTDYKDVIGEVNYKKLIFTGPIDEYFDYQFGRLPYRSIEFKFETLDQDNFQPTGTVNYPNDYGFTRITEFKHLSGQQHKKTSIVYEFPKAEGDPYYPIPKPDNTLLYEKYQKLAAKLEHTYFVGRLATYKYYNMDQVVAQALSTFKKIQSEESTNAVGHQIEHGSLGRN; via the coding sequence ATGTATGACTACCTGATTGTTGGAGCCGGTTTTGCAGGCAGTGTCCTTGCAGAACGCCTGGCGACCATAGCGAATAAAAAAGTACTTCTTATCGATAAACGCAACCATATCGCCGGTAATGCTTATGATCATTATGATCAGGCAGGGATACTGGTGCACAAGTATGGACCGCATATCTTCCATACCAATTCCCGGGAGGTATTTTCCTACCTATCTAAATTTACAGAATGGCGCAACTATCAGCACAGAGTACTCGCTAGTCTCGACGGACAGTTAGTACCTATGCCCATCAATCTGACCACTATTAATTTGCTCTATGGCCTAAATCTTTCCAGTAGCGAACTCACCGCATTTTTTGAATCAAAAGCAGAGAAAAAGAAAGACATCAACACATCCGAAGATGTGGTAGTTAGCGTGGTGGGAAGAGAACTTTATGAAAAATTCTTTAAAGGTTACACAAAAAAACAGTGGGACATGGATCCCTCGGAGCTCAATGCCTCGGTTACAGCCCGTGTTCCTACACGTACCAATAAGGATGACCGTTACTTCACTGACAGCTATCAGTCCATGCCGCTCTATGGCTACACAAAAATGTTCGAAAAGATGCTTGATCATCCTAATATTCACATTATGTTAAATACAGACTACAAGGATGTGATCGGGGAAGTGAATTATAAAAAGCTCATCTTTACAGGACCAATCGATGAGTATTTTGATTATCAGTTTGGCAGGCTACCTTATCGATCAATCGAATTCAAGTTCGAAACCTTAGACCAGGATAATTTCCAACCCACAGGTACAGTCAACTATCCAAATGATTATGGATTTACCCGTATCACCGAATTCAAACACCTTTCCGGACAACAACATAAAAAGACCTCAATTGTCTATGAGTTTCCGAAGGCAGAGGGGGATCCCTATTACCCCATACCAAAACCAGATAACACTTTGCTTTATGAAAAGTATCAAAAATTGGCAGCAAAACTAGAGCATACTTATTTTGTTGGACGTCTTGCTACCTATAAATATTATAACATGGATCAGGTGGTTGCTCAGGCGCTGAGCACATTTAAAAAGATCCAGAGCGAGGAATCAACCAACGCTGTCGGCCATCAAATAGAACATGGAAGTCTGGGGCGGAATTGA
- a CDS encoding family 1 glycosylhydrolase: protein MEVWGGIECSVNRVGENYFDQLEYDSLYDRPELLTQIIGLGVKTLRFPILWENNRPDNNNEPNWVVEKHLELLKHHKINVIAGLVHHGSGPRYAPILSDDFAEQLAQYARMVAVKFPWINDYTPVNEPLTTARFCGLYSLWHPHHNESMAFLKILINQCRATILAMQAIREVNPKARLIFTEDLTKIHGTQELEAQTLFENHRRWLSIDLLCGKVDSTHPLWGYLIEQGIQKDQLSFFNENAMPPDLLGFNYYVTSERFLDHKFNNHPPWTHGGNGQKMYADIEAVRHSDAKVAGLAALMREAWQRYGLPMAITEAHLCCGREDQLRWLKSIWDDCTILNAEGINVIAITFWALFGAYGWDKLLTKKQGTYESGAFDLSSGRPRPTAIAKFISTLAHGQVYQSAVINGRGWWQTKLPPSSDVRPILIIGGSGTLGSGIYKICSERNIPAIAPKSNELDITDLRQIKNAIANYRPWAIINAAGYVNVDIAEQEVENCLLTNTIGPVNLAEVCENQNIQLMSFSTDLVFDGSKPAAYMENDPVKPLNIYGLSKAEAEKQVLSIYPSALIVRTSSFFGPWDRHNFVAVVLENLRKGKEFSAMDDVVMTATYIPHLVNAAMNLLIDEESGIWHLTNNGALSWYELAVSVAERGGYDSTRILRISQQNSKLPALRPANSAIESSRGKHLPTLEIGLDEYFASV from the coding sequence ATGGAAGTCTGGGGCGGAATTGAGTGTAGCGTCAACCGGGTGGGCGAAAATTATTTTGACCAACTGGAGTACGACAGCCTGTACGACAGGCCAGAACTACTTACACAAATTATTGGCCTGGGAGTGAAAACGCTCAGGTTTCCCATTTTATGGGAAAACAATCGCCCTGATAACAACAACGAGCCGAACTGGGTGGTAGAGAAACATCTTGAACTACTAAAGCACCATAAAATCAATGTTATTGCCGGACTAGTTCATCATGGATCGGGGCCACGCTACGCCCCGATCCTTAGCGATGATTTTGCAGAACAGCTTGCCCAATATGCCAGAATGGTAGCCGTAAAGTTCCCCTGGATCAATGACTATACCCCAGTGAACGAACCGCTGACCACTGCCAGGTTCTGTGGGCTTTATAGCCTATGGCATCCTCACCATAATGAAAGTATGGCTTTTCTAAAAATTCTGATCAATCAATGCAGGGCTACTATCCTGGCTATGCAGGCTATCAGAGAAGTTAACCCCAAGGCGAGGCTTATTTTCACAGAAGATCTAACTAAAATCCATGGTACACAGGAACTGGAAGCCCAAACCCTTTTTGAAAACCATCGTAGGTGGCTTAGCATTGACCTGCTTTGTGGTAAGGTAGACAGCACCCATCCCCTTTGGGGATACCTCATCGAACAGGGAATCCAAAAAGATCAGCTCAGCTTTTTCAATGAAAATGCTATGCCACCAGATCTGCTTGGTTTCAACTATTACGTCACATCTGAACGCTTCCTGGATCATAAATTTAACAACCATCCCCCCTGGACGCATGGTGGAAACGGGCAAAAGATGTATGCTGATATTGAAGCGGTCCGCCACTCCGATGCCAAGGTTGCTGGATTGGCAGCGCTGATGCGAGAAGCATGGCAACGCTACGGGCTGCCCATGGCCATTACAGAAGCACATCTTTGCTGTGGAAGAGAAGACCAGCTTCGTTGGCTGAAATCCATCTGGGACGATTGCACCATACTCAATGCAGAAGGTATTAATGTGATTGCAATTACGTTTTGGGCACTCTTTGGTGCCTATGGCTGGGATAAACTGCTGACAAAAAAACAGGGAACCTACGAATCAGGTGCCTTTGACCTTAGTTCTGGCAGGCCCAGGCCAACAGCAATAGCAAAGTTCATCTCCACCCTGGCGCATGGTCAGGTTTACCAAAGTGCAGTAATCAATGGTCGCGGCTGGTGGCAAACTAAACTCCCCCCCTCCAGCGATGTCCGTCCAATTCTTATAATTGGCGGTTCAGGGACACTCGGCTCTGGAATCTATAAAATCTGTTCTGAACGAAATATACCAGCTATTGCCCCTAAGAGCAATGAATTGGACATCACTGACTTACGACAAATTAAAAATGCCATCGCAAATTATCGTCCTTGGGCGATCATCAATGCGGCTGGTTACGTTAACGTGGATATTGCGGAACAAGAAGTAGAAAACTGCTTACTCACCAATACCATCGGTCCGGTAAATCTGGCAGAAGTATGTGAAAATCAAAATATCCAGCTAATGAGCTTTTCCACGGACCTGGTCTTTGATGGAAGTAAACCTGCAGCATACATGGAAAATGATCCTGTCAAACCTTTAAATATTTACGGCCTAAGCAAAGCCGAAGCGGAAAAACAAGTCTTATCCATCTATCCATCAGCGCTCATTGTTCGCACGAGTTCTTTTTTTGGTCCGTGGGATCGCCACAATTTCGTGGCAGTAGTTTTAGAAAACTTAAGAAAGGGAAAGGAATTCAGTGCAATGGATGATGTCGTAATGACCGCTACCTATATTCCACATCTGGTAAATGCAGCGATGAACCTGCTTATTGATGAAGAATCCGGAATTTGGCACCTGACTAATAATGGGGCTTTAAGCTGGTACGAATTGGCCGTAAGTGTAGCGGAACGAGGTGGCTATGATAGCACCCGCATCCTGCGCATTTCTCAGCAAAACTCAAAATTGCCAGCTTTGCGGCCTGCAAATAGTGCCATTGAAAGCAGTAGAGGAAAACACTTGCCCACCCTGGAAATAGGTTTAGATGAATACTTTGCATCGGTTTGA
- a CDS encoding M20 metallopeptidase family protein, which produces MKRLVFILACLLSSPASAQERFSHQSIQLQTDRIFNNLVKIRREFHENPELAGHEICTQKVIAQYLLDLGLEVDTNIYGHGVVGILKGGKKGKKIAWRSEMDALPTDHADKAPFKSKNKGIQHGCGHDIHMAIGLGIAKVLAKNKAYLSGTVYFIFQPEEETFIGAKGMINDGLFSKIKPDEIYGLHVSALPVGQVMVKPNEMFAYQRRVRIKLKNELSKEEANVLTKKIHSFLFRSTANSKPWEIHHMADPKIGLTNPNTIFKDYLFMDENFINRSKNNVLFLETYLYETNSTYLKDIIPKIKQAIEDSGYKDQLLSVSFTQENPTVINDEKLTNAASKTLQNIYGKDVIVTDHGQVPFFNDDFAYFQQKIPGVYFLLGGSDIEKGIIAMNHSPDFQVDEECIRTGVKCFSSLILDRLNKN; this is translated from the coding sequence ATGAAAAGACTTGTATTCATTTTAGCTTGCCTTCTTAGCTCTCCTGCATCTGCACAAGAGCGCTTTTCTCATCAGTCTATCCAGCTCCAAACTGATCGCATTTTTAATAATCTGGTCAAAATCAGGAGAGAATTTCATGAAAATCCAGAGTTGGCAGGTCATGAAATATGTACCCAAAAAGTTATTGCACAATATTTACTTGATTTAGGACTTGAAGTGGATACCAACATTTACGGACATGGTGTTGTGGGGATTTTAAAGGGTGGTAAAAAGGGAAAAAAGATCGCCTGGAGATCAGAAATGGACGCCCTACCTACTGACCATGCTGACAAAGCCCCTTTCAAATCCAAAAACAAGGGCATCCAACATGGTTGTGGTCATGATATACATATGGCAATCGGACTGGGAATAGCTAAAGTCCTCGCAAAAAATAAAGCATATTTAAGTGGAACCGTATACTTTATATTTCAACCTGAAGAAGAAACCTTTATTGGAGCAAAAGGCATGATTAATGACGGTTTGTTTTCAAAAATAAAGCCAGACGAGATTTATGGATTGCATGTAAGCGCATTACCGGTTGGACAGGTAATGGTCAAACCAAATGAGATGTTCGCCTATCAAAGAAGAGTAAGAATCAAGCTAAAAAATGAACTGTCGAAAGAGGAAGCGAACGTATTAACAAAAAAAATCCACAGTTTTTTATTCCGTTCAACAGCCAACAGCAAGCCCTGGGAAATACACCACATGGCTGACCCAAAAATTGGACTTACGAACCCCAATACAATTTTTAAAGATTACCTGTTTATGGATGAGAACTTTATCAATCGTTCTAAAAATAACGTGCTCTTTCTGGAAACGTATTTATACGAGACCAATTCAACATATCTGAAAGACATCATTCCTAAAATTAAACAAGCAATAGAAGACAGTGGTTATAAAGATCAACTGCTTTCCGTTTCATTTACACAAGAGAATCCAACAGTTATTAATGACGAAAAGTTAACGAACGCTGCATCAAAAACCCTTCAAAATATTTATGGAAAAGACGTAATCGTTACTGATCATGGCCAGGTCCCATTTTTTAATGATGACTTTGCCTATTTTCAACAAAAAATACCTGGTGTTTATTTCCTTCTTGGTGGTTCCGATATTGAAAAAGGAATTATTGCAATGAATCATTCGCCTGACTTTCAAGTCGATGAAGAATGTATCAGAACGGGGGTTAAATGTTTTTCCTCCTTAATCCTGGACCGTCTAAATAAGAACTAA
- a CDS encoding SDR family oxidoreductase, whose protein sequence is MTNEENMMSRRAVIGGLGAGVAAMAAGPVLAATGSTAGSYSVSAGLEDPTTKYAKPPFKEQKQPWPGLASKMDPRPDHGESSYKGSGRLSGRKALITGGDSGMGRAAAIAYAREGADVAINYLPAEEPDAKEVIELIKKEGRKAIAIPGDLRDEAFCKRLVDEAIKGLGGLDILVNNAGRQQARESILDISSEDFDATMKTNIYAPFWITKAALPHLKPGAVIIATTSVQATDPSAELFDYAQTKAANTSYVRSLAKQLGPKGIRVNGVAPGPIWTALQVSGGATMEKLKNFGGDTPLARPGQPVELCSIYVQLAANDASYSTGQIYGAAGGSGQP, encoded by the coding sequence ATGACAAATGAAGAGAATATGATGAGTCGTCGTGCGGTTATAGGTGGTTTAGGTGCAGGGGTGGCTGCGATGGCTGCGGGTCCTGTATTGGCTGCAACTGGTTCAACGGCAGGAAGTTACTCTGTTTCAGCCGGGCTTGAGGATCCGACAACGAAATATGCCAAACCGCCTTTTAAAGAACAGAAACAACCATGGCCCGGACTAGCCAGTAAAATGGATCCACGGCCGGATCACGGAGAAAGCAGTTATAAAGGATCAGGCCGGTTGAGCGGTCGTAAGGCGCTGATCACTGGTGGAGATTCGGGGATGGGACGGGCAGCTGCTATTGCTTATGCCCGGGAAGGTGCTGATGTGGCCATCAACTACTTGCCTGCTGAGGAGCCGGATGCAAAAGAGGTCATTGAGCTAATCAAAAAGGAGGGACGTAAAGCGATCGCTATTCCTGGTGATTTGCGGGATGAAGCTTTTTGTAAGCGTTTGGTGGATGAGGCGATAAAAGGACTTGGTGGCCTGGATATTCTGGTGAACAATGCCGGCCGTCAGCAGGCCAGGGAATCTATTTTAGACATCAGTTCAGAGGATTTTGATGCAACGATGAAAACCAATATTTATGCACCTTTTTGGATTACCAAGGCTGCTCTACCGCATTTGAAACCGGGCGCTGTGATTATTGCCACAACTTCGGTACAGGCTACAGATCCCTCGGCTGAACTATTTGATTATGCGCAGACCAAGGCCGCAAATACGAGTTATGTAAGGTCGCTGGCTAAACAACTGGGACCAAAAGGGATTCGTGTAAATGGCGTGGCGCCAGGTCCGATATGGACGGCATTGCAAGTTAGTGGCGGAGCGACGATGGAAAAGCTGAAAAATTTCGGAGGAGATACGCCTCTGGCCAGACCTGGGCAGCCTGTTGAATTGTGCTCCATTTATGTACAGCTTGCTGCGAATGATGCGAGTTACTCGACAGGTCAGATTTATGGAGCTGCAGGTGGTAGTGGGCAGCCTTAG